GTTTTTGTACTTCATGCGAGTAGGTGCGAACTAACAAGATGGATAGAATGGCCGCTGTACTAATTACACAAAGAACGAGATGCGAGACATAATGGTCTAGAAGTGTATCTTCATCCGTTAAATAGTAGGTTGGGTCAATCCACCAATAATCTGCAGCCAGTAATATACCTGCTCCGAGTAGCGTGAAAATAACCGCCGCTATTCCATAGAGGAGGTATTTTTTGTTGAGAAATAAAGAAAAAAGAAAGTAGCGATGAAAAATCGCTTGTCCATAAACAAGGGAAAAGAATAGGAGGGTTTTAATGAAATCTGCTTGTGAGATGGACTTCATTAATTCGGGCAGCATGATAAGTGCAAACAAAGCGCAGAAGTAAATCACTTCCTCTACGAAAGGTTTGGTATACCATTTTTGCGTTTTCTCCATTCGACACTACTTTTAAGGACAAACATAGTTGTATTGCACCTTAAGTTACAAAAAAATATGACGAACGCAGTTCATCATGGGGAAAATATAAGTTTGTACGTGCAGTTTGTAAGGAGATGGGCTTTTTTGTGCTTTGTGCTTTGTGAAGAAGGTGAGATGGTGAGGAGGTGAAATCGGAACGCAGTGTAGATTCATCGAATACCAAAACAAATATAAACCCATGAGATAGATGGTGAGGAAGGTGAGGTTTGTTTTTTGTGAGGTTTGTTCTTTGTGAGGTTTGTTCTTTGTGAGGTTTGTTTTTTGTGATAATCTTTCAAAAAACAAAAAGACAAAAAAGCAAAACACAGTGGTACCTATTATTGTTTAGATAGAAATTAAATAGTTATACAACAGTAGAACAATTGATTTATTTACTACATTAGTTTTATTCACCCAAAAGAATGAAAGAAATGAGAAAAATTTTACTTTATTTTTTCATACTGCTATGCAGTTTGAATGCCTTAGCAGGTAAACGCATAATTAAAGGACAGGTGTTAGGAGAGGATGGTTATCCTTTACCTGAAACTTCTATCGTGGAAAAAGGAACAAAAAATAGTGTAAGCACAGATTTGGACGGAAAATTTGAAATAAGAGTGAAAAATAAAAAGGATAATTATCTTGTGGTTTCTTTTAAAGAATGCGAAACGAAAGAAGTTAAACTCGATAAAAAGGAAAAATTTTATACCATTATTTTAGTAGATAACGCTCCTTCAGCAGAATTGATTATTAATACAGGATATATTAGTAATCAACGAAGAAGGGGAGGGTATCCAGATATTAAAATTTCAGAAGAAGTTTTGGCTAGAGAGCGTAGGAGGATTGAAAAGACAGCGACTGAAGTGCCTGTAGATGGTAAGAATAAAGAAAAATAAAAGAAAGAACAAACGGACGCTAAAAAGCTTAGAACAAAATCAACGTTAAAACAGAATTTAGATTTTTGTATGAAAAATCAAGAATAAAAGATGAGCTGTTTAGTATTGACTTCTAGAAAAAAAGTTTTTGATTAGCTTGTCTTTTATTTACTATATTAGTTTTTATTCACCCAAAAGAATGAAAGAGATGAGAAAAATTTTACTTTATTGTTTCATACTGCTATGCAGTTTGCATGTTTTGGCAGGGCCAAGGAAAATTAAAGGACTGGTGTTAGGAGAGGATGGTTATCCTTTACCTGGAACTTTTATTCTTGAGAAAGGGACTGAAAATGGTGTAAGCACAGATGTGGACGGAAAATTTGAAATAAGAATAGAAAATAAAAATAGCAAAATTATTGAAGTTAGATATCTTGGGTTTCAAACACAAGAAGTTAAGTTGGATAAAAAGGAAAAATTTTATACCATTACTTTAGTAGAAGACGCTCCTTCAGCAGAAGTGATTATTAATACAGGATATATAATTAATCAACGAAGAAGGGGAGGGAATCCATATATTAAAATTTCAGAAGAAGATTTGGCCAGAGAATATAGGAGGATTGAAGAGACAGCGACTGAAGTGCCTGTAGATGGTAAGAATAAAAAAAAATAAAAGAAAGAACAAACGGGCGCTAAAAAGCTTAGAACAAAATCAACGTTAAAACAGAATTTAGATTTTTGTATGAAAAATCAAGAATAAAAGATGAGCTGTTTAGTATTGACTTCTAGAAAAAAAGTTTTTGATTAGCTTGTCTTTTATTTACTATATTAGTTTTTATTCACCCAAAAGAATGAAAGAAATGAGAAAAATTTTACTTTATTGTTTCATACTGCTATGCAGTTTGAATGTCTTAGCAGGTAAACGCATAATTAAAGGACAGGTGTTAGGAGACGATGGTTATCCTTTACCAGGAGCTTCTATCATAGAAAAAGGGACGAAAAATGGTGTAAGCGCAGATATTGACGGAAAATTTGAAATAAGAGTAGAAAATAAAAAGGACAATTATCTTGTGGTTTCTTTTATTGGGTTCCAAACAAAAGAAGTCAAACTTGAAAAAAAACAAGACTTATATACAGTCACTTTATTCGAAGATAAAAATGCATTAGAAGAAGTGATTATTAATACCGGATATGAACGTGTTTCTAGAAAAGTACTTACTGGATCAGTCGCGCGTATTTCGAGTGATCAATTAGTAGCTAGTGGCGTTTCAGATGTTAGTCGTATGATTGAGGGAAGAGCTGCTGGTGTAACAGTAGGTTATCGCGATGCTAAGTACGATCGAGAGGAACAAGACGAGGAACAGGTAGGATCCAAAGAAACGTGGAAAAAATCGAGTTTAAGAGATAATGCCATGCGTTTAGAAATTGGCGATAATGAGTTTTTAGCGCTAGAAGATGCTCAGGTAGCCTTGCAAATTGAAGGAAACCGCATTCGCGTTTTGATTGATGCTTACTTTTTTAATGATAAACAAAGCGGTTTAGAGGGAACGTTTAAATTAAAACTACCCGTTGATGCTTCTCCTTATTATTTTGCTTTTGGAGAAACAACATTATTCGATCGAGATAAAAAAGGAAACACAGCAACTCCTGTTGTACAACTTCATGATTATACGCAAGAAAATTTTGATTTGTCGATGGTTGGTATTCAAAAAAGAAAAGACCAACAAGCCATCAAACAAGCGAAGATAACCGAAAAAGAAACTGCTGCAGATGCGTATTTTTCTACAATTAAACGCAAGGTAGATCCAGCGTTGATGGAGTGGTCTGGGGCAGATATGTTTAGCTGTCGTGTTTTTCCGTTACAGGCCAATAAACTACACCATATTGTCATTGGATATGATGTAGATATGGTAGAAGGGATGGATTTTAGAGCTTTTGGCTTGAATTTACCAGAGGTGAAGAATAAATTACGTGTGGATTTGGCTGTTGCAGATGAAAAGGACTATGTTATTACACCACTGAAAGACGCAGTTGTACAAAAGGCAAATAAAAAACAGTATATCACGTATTTTAATCCAACCGAAAAAGAAATTACGATTCGCTTCAATCATGTGGCTCCTCTTGTTTTAGAACAACAAGGAGAAGATTCTTATGTGGCTGGAATTATGCGTGTTAACTTGCCTCGTGAAGTAGATGAACATATGGCAAAAGACGCTGTTTTTATGCTGGATACTTCGTTGAGTTCTTCTCCAGTTTTATTTGGAGTTTGGGTGAATTTAATCGAGGAAATCCTCCGTCAAAATGAAGGAATAATTGAGCGATTTGCAGTACTTAATTTTAATATTGGCACCCAATGGTATCAAGAAAAATGGGTAGAGAATACCACAAAAAATAGAGAGCTAGTAGCAAAATATCTAAATAATCTTGCGCTAGAAGGAGCAACAGATTTAGGAAGAGCCTTACAAGAAGCTTCTCATCCGTCGTGGCTAAAACAAGAAACGCGAAAAAATATTTTTTTGCTGAGCGATGGCGATTTGAACTGGGGATTGAGTCAGCGTGATTTACTCGCAAAGAACCTTCAAAAAGGAGACAAAATCCATACGTATAAAACGGGAATGTCAGGGACTAACACCGAGCTTTTAGATTATTTAAGCACATTGACTAATGGAAGCTCATTCACTGCTAATAGTGAAGCTCAATTAATTGAAAGTGCAAAGGCTTTGCGCTATAAAACGTGGAAAGTAGAACGTGTTTTTGGAGAAACAGCAACAGATATTCTCTTAGCAGGTGGAGTGATTCAACTGTATGATGGACAAACCATACAATTGGCTGCTCGTGGTTCATTAGATAAACCGATTCAAATCAAGGCGTCTTCGGGTAATCAAATGAAGGTAATAACGTTTATGCCTACCTATAAGGTGAAGTCAGATTTGGCTTCTCGTATGTATGGAAAGATAGCCTTAACACAACTAGAAGAAATTGGAAATGAACTAAAATCGGCGAGTGTAGATTACTCGATTTACTATAGCGTACTGAGTAATTACACCTCTTTTCTAATGCTGGAAACACAGCAAGAGTACGAAAATTATAAAATCAAGAGTTTTGATGTTGCGGCGAAATTTGTCAAAGAATTTACCGTACATGAATTGTTGAAAGAATTTATAAATACTAAAGAGGTAACAGCCAAGCAACTATTTGAAAATTGGCTTACTTTATTAAAAAAACATAACTTGTTAGATAGTGGGGACGAGGTGTTTACTAATTTTGTCAGTGAAATGAGCGAGCAAGATTTTGTTATTCATCCCCAATCTGTTTTTTCTGTTTGGGAAAAGAATGGACAAACAAAAGAAGAACAGAAAATCTTAAGCCAAGAGGATGTTACATTTGATGCCTTACAACTTTTAGCAAATCAAAGGGAAGTAAAGAAAGGACAAGCAGATGCTTTAAAATTATTGAGTTCGATGATTGAGCACAATGGTAGTGATGTAGATGTTTTACGCGATTTATTGACGAGTACACTTAATTTGAGCTACGGTTACGATAGTTATTATTTGGGACAAAAGATATTGAATACTCGCTTGTATGATGGCTTGGTCTATTTTAATATGGCCAGGGCTTTAGAGGAGAATAATCCAAAGCTTGCTGCTGTATTTTATTATTTATGTTATGCAATTGATTTTAATGATGGAAATGATTATGGTAGTTTAAAAGAAATTAGTGGACTTTTTGCTTCTACATTTCTCAAACAATGGGATAAAAAGAATACACGAGGTTCGGTTAAGGAGAAGATGTTTATTAAACAACTAAGAGAACAAACAAAAGAGGAATATGAATCATACTTCGACGAAAATCTAACCCCTGATTTAGTTGTCTTGGTGTATTGGAACCTTGATAGTACTGATTTAGACCTGCATGTGATAGAAGCTTCAAAAGAAGAATGTTACTATGGTAATACGGACACAAAATTAGGCGGTAAGCTATCACTTGATGTTACGGATGGATTTGGTCCTGAGATGTATGTACTACCTAAGGCTAAATCAGGAAAATATGAAATTTCGTTGAACTATTTCTCAGAGAATGATATGCGTACAAAATCAGCTGCTAAAGCTTATGTAGAAGTGTATAAAAATTTTGGTACATCCAAACAAAAAGTAAGTAGAAAGACCATCATGTTAAAAGAGCAAAGAAATAAAGAAGTCGTTGAGACTGTTGTTTTTTAATTGATTGTAAGCGATATTTTTTGCTTTTTTGTGCAGTTTACTCTTCACAAAAAAGCAAAAAAACTATCCCTCAATTTCATCACACAATTCTTGTAAACTGTGTAATAACTGAGCTACATGTAAACCATCACAAGTAGCGTGATGCACTTGAATGGAAATCGGCATTAAAATTTCATCCCCTTGAACGGAGTATTTTCCCAAAGTAAAAATAGGTGCAAAGTAATCGCCAAAACCAGGTACATTCAGGTTAAAACCATCAAAACTTACCCAGGGAATCATCGATATATTGAATATATTTTCGATGCCTTGTTGAGGCGATAAGGCATAATTGTCCTTATACTGGTCGTGTGTTTGGTCATATTCCGCTAAGAATACCTTTAAATCGTCGGTATACATCGTGTATAATTCAGAAAAGGTTTCCGTCTCTGGATGCATAATCGTATAAGCAGGATGGATAATATCCCATTGAATAAGTTCCCCCTCTTTCATGGCAAATTTAAAAGCAGCGTGCTTATTTACTGCCTTTGCCAGTAAATAAATGATTGTGGGATAGAATTTATAGTCGTTCGCCTTGATAAAAGGAAGGACTTTGCTGATGTTTATTTTTGTGGTTAAGCTAAACCCACAACGCAATTGATCTTTAAAATGGTAGAAATGCTCTTTTCTGTTCCATGTTTCTATGTCGAATTTTTTGTAACTCATCTTGTCATACAAATTTTAATAAAGAAAGCAAAAGTACAAGGATTATTCGATTTAGAGGGGTGTACCCCCAAAAGAAGGAAGTGGAACGGATGAATAAAGGATGAATAGTAAGGCTTAATTTAGGATCCAGCTTAAGCTTTTCCTAGTTCAAGAGCTAATACCCCTGCGATAATCAGTGCAAGTCCGAAAAGCTGGATGATGGTTAGGGTTTCTTTAAAAACGACTAAGCCAATAAGGGCGAGTATGGTAATACCAAGTGCTGCCCAGATACCATAGGCAATTCCAATAGACATCCCCTGTTTGAGTGAAAGAGACAGTAAATAATACGCTCCTACAACGCCTAAAACAGCGATAATTGAGGGAATTAATTTTGTAAAACCATTGGATTGTCTAGTGGCTAATGCACCGATAACTTCAGCTAAAATAGCTGCGATAAGAAAAATGTATTTCATGTGTTTTGAATTTGAGGCAAAGGTATTTTGATGCTTTCAAATCTGGAATAAGACACAAATTAATCCTATGGACAATTTTATCCACTAGTACAAAAGCAACTGCTTTGCGGTTTTCTTCTTAATTTTGTTTTTTGCCCTTTAGATTATGTATAGAAATAAAATACCACAGCATTTGGATTATGGTGTAACCGTGACATTGAAGGTGATGGGAGGGAAGTGGAAACCCTGCATCATTGATTGTGTTGCTACTGGGATTCAACGACCTACTGATATTCAAAAAACGATTAAACACACCAGTTTACGCGTAATTAATAAGCAGCTGTCAGAATTGGTCGATTATGAGGTTTTAACAAAAGAGGTATACGAAGGATATCCCTTAAAGGTGGCCTATCATTTAACTGCTTTTGGAGCAA
The window above is part of the Myroides odoratus DSM 2801 genome. Proteins encoded here:
- a CDS encoding carboxypeptidase-like regulatory domain-containing protein, which encodes MRKILLYCFILLCSLHVLAGPRKIKGLVLGEDGYPLPGTFILEKGTENGVSTDVDGKFEIRIENKNSKIIEVRYLGFQTQEVKLDKKEKFYTITLVEDAPSAEVIINTGYIINQRRRGGNPYIKISEEDLAREYRRIEETATEVPVDGKNKKK
- a CDS encoding DMT family transporter, whose protein sequence is MKYIFLIAAILAEVIGALATRQSNGFTKLIPSIIAVLGVVGAYYLLSLSLKQGMSIGIAYGIWAALGITILALIGLVVFKETLTIIQLFGLALIIAGVLALELGKA
- a CDS encoding winged helix-turn-helix transcriptional regulator — translated: MYRNKIPQHLDYGVTVTLKVMGGKWKPCIIDCVATGIQRPTDIQKTIKHTSLRVINKQLSELVDYEVLTKEVYEGYPLKVAYHLTAFGATLLPIIAAMEHWGDQYAEKVAQLAVNRNESIQMD
- a CDS encoding carboxypeptidase-like regulatory domain-containing protein translates to MRKILLYCFILLCSLNVLAGKRIIKGQVLGDDGYPLPGASIIEKGTKNGVSADIDGKFEIRVENKKDNYLVVSFIGFQTKEVKLEKKQDLYTVTLFEDKNALEEVIINTGYERVSRKVLTGSVARISSDQLVASGVSDVSRMIEGRAAGVTVGYRDAKYDREEQDEEQVGSKETWKKSSLRDNAMRLEIGDNEFLALEDAQVALQIEGNRIRVLIDAYFFNDKQSGLEGTFKLKLPVDASPYYFAFGETTLFDRDKKGNTATPVVQLHDYTQENFDLSMVGIQKRKDQQAIKQAKITEKETAADAYFSTIKRKVDPALMEWSGADMFSCRVFPLQANKLHHIVIGYDVDMVEGMDFRAFGLNLPEVKNKLRVDLAVADEKDYVITPLKDAVVQKANKKQYITYFNPTEKEITIRFNHVAPLVLEQQGEDSYVAGIMRVNLPREVDEHMAKDAVFMLDTSLSSSPVLFGVWVNLIEEILRQNEGIIERFAVLNFNIGTQWYQEKWVENTTKNRELVAKYLNNLALEGATDLGRALQEASHPSWLKQETRKNIFLLSDGDLNWGLSQRDLLAKNLQKGDKIHTYKTGMSGTNTELLDYLSTLTNGSSFTANSEAQLIESAKALRYKTWKVERVFGETATDILLAGGVIQLYDGQTIQLAARGSLDKPIQIKASSGNQMKVITFMPTYKVKSDLASRMYGKIALTQLEEIGNELKSASVDYSIYYSVLSNYTSFLMLETQQEYENYKIKSFDVAAKFVKEFTVHELLKEFINTKEVTAKQLFENWLTLLKKHNLLDSGDEVFTNFVSEMSEQDFVIHPQSVFSVWEKNGQTKEEQKILSQEDVTFDALQLLANQREVKKGQADALKLLSSMIEHNGSDVDVLRDLLTSTLNLSYGYDSYYLGQKILNTRLYDGLVYFNMARALEENNPKLAAVFYYLCYAIDFNDGNDYGSLKEISGLFASTFLKQWDKKNTRGSVKEKMFIKQLREQTKEEYESYFDENLTPDLVVLVYWNLDSTDLDLHVIEASKEECYYGNTDTKLGGKLSLDVTDGFGPEMYVLPKAKSGKYEISLNYFSENDMRTKSAAKAYVEVYKNFGTSKQKVSRKTIMLKEQRNKEVVETVVF
- a CDS encoding CatA-like O-acetyltransferase, which translates into the protein MSYKKFDIETWNRKEHFYHFKDQLRCGFSLTTKINISKVLPFIKANDYKFYPTIIYLLAKAVNKHAAFKFAMKEGELIQWDIIHPAYTIMHPETETFSELYTMYTDDLKVFLAEYDQTHDQYKDNYALSPQQGIENIFNISMIPWVSFDGFNLNVPGFGDYFAPIFTLGKYSVQGDEILMPISIQVHHATCDGLHVAQLLHSLQELCDEIEG
- a CDS encoding carboxypeptidase-like regulatory domain-containing protein gives rise to the protein MRKILLYFFILLCSLNALAGKRIIKGQVLGEDGYPLPETSIVEKGTKNSVSTDLDGKFEIRVKNKKDNYLVVSFKECETKEVKLDKKEKFYTIILVDNAPSAELIINTGYISNQRRRGGYPDIKISEEVLARERRRIEKTATEVPVDGKNKEK